Proteins from a single region of Cyanobacteriota bacterium:
- the ilvC gene encoding ketol-acid reductoisomerase, with translation MARMYYDADANLDLLTGKTIAIIGYGSQGHAHALNLKDSGVNVIVGLYAGSKSAAKAEAEGLTVKPVADAAKLADIIMILLPDEVQKTVYADDIQPHLTAGKALAFAHGFNIHFAQIVPPADVDVFMVAPKGPGHLVRRTYEQGEGVPCLFAVFQDATGRARDLAMAYAKGIGGTRGGILETTFKEETETDLFGEQAVLCGGLSALIKAGFETLVEAGYQPELAYFECLHEVKLIVDLVVEGGLAKMRDSISNTAEYGDYTRGPRIITDQTRAEMKKILTEIQTGQFAREFVLENQAGKPGFTAMRRREAAHPIEAVGKELRAMFSWLKSK, from the coding sequence ATGGCTCGAATGTATTACGACGCAGATGCCAACCTAGACCTGTTGACGGGCAAAACGATCGCCATCATCGGCTACGGTTCCCAGGGACATGCCCATGCCCTCAACCTCAAAGATAGTGGGGTTAACGTCATTGTGGGATTATATGCAGGCAGCAAATCAGCCGCTAAAGCGGAAGCTGAAGGCTTAACCGTCAAACCCGTTGCTGATGCGGCCAAACTAGCTGACATCATTATGATTCTGCTCCCTGATGAAGTGCAAAAAACTGTCTATGCCGATGATATTCAACCCCATCTCACGGCTGGAAAAGCACTCGCATTTGCCCACGGCTTCAACATTCACTTCGCACAAATCGTTCCCCCTGCGGATGTGGATGTGTTTATGGTAGCTCCCAAAGGTCCAGGACACCTCGTGCGGCGCACATACGAGCAAGGGGAAGGTGTACCCTGTTTATTTGCAGTGTTTCAGGATGCAACTGGACGAGCGCGAGACTTAGCAATGGCCTATGCCAAGGGAATTGGCGGTACTCGCGGCGGCATTTTAGAAACCACCTTTAAGGAAGAGACAGAAACTGACCTATTCGGTGAACAGGCAGTGCTGTGTGGCGGCCTAAGTGCCCTGATTAAGGCAGGCTTTGAAACCTTAGTGGAAGCAGGATATCAACCAGAACTGGCCTATTTTGAATGTCTTCACGAGGTGAAATTAATTGTTGACCTAGTGGTGGAGGGTGGCTTGGCCAAAATGCGGGATAGCATCTCTAACACTGCGGAGTATGGTGACTATACCCGTGGCCCCCGCATCATCACCGATCAAACTCGTGCCGAGATGAAAAAAATCCTCACGGAAATCCAGACAGGACAATTTGCTCGAGAATTTGTACTAGAAAACCAGGCAGGCAAGCCAGGATTTACAGCTATGCGCCGACGAGAGGCTGCGCACCCGATCGAAGCAGTTGGCAAAGAATTGCGAGCCATGTTTAGCTGGTTAAAATCAAAGTAA